A window of the Scophthalmus maximus strain ysfricsl-2021 chromosome 8, ASM2237912v1, whole genome shotgun sequence genome harbors these coding sequences:
- the LOC118312076 gene encoding E3 ubiquitin/ISG15 ligase TRIM25-like isoform X1 encodes MATSEDTPFSLRSLEDELTCSICLSPFDCPVTIPCGHNFCQSCLLATWKEAYSCPQCRTHFSAKPELKKNTVLSTVVETFNLRSNKSDVCPFGENQEAQLKDVIRCDTCMEAEASQTCLTCMASFCEEHLRPHRENPNFAVHQLSEPVRDLSQRICMDHHKLMELFCKQHVRPICSLCLQLDHKGCPFTSPEEQRTLKECELRDKMSLLEGKIEKSETVMFQMNDAQSKLKAAAAKRKATLAAVYKQVRDILAQEERKAQNEVDHELEIGQTKLRDLEMKLTDNSAKMRKAKEDINGLLSSSQTLAFLKTSFNLPKVTKFEPDMPQINLDSKKVTATLAFAGALKVHLTEILEQPVETRLPITKPGEKSAPVSTPASTGNTRSKSTGPPRSRRPASPPIQPLFQPFPVSYFNNMGPHSGWHISNQYAHGMSPGYNRGLSAFTGQETKKATTPKSTKDMMGKMNLGRSMENLLAAVQLSQKPEQDKK; translated from the exons ATGGCCACATCGGAGGACACTCCCTTCTCTCTGAGGAGTCTGGAGGATGAGCTGACCTGCAGCATCTGTCTGAGCCCCTTCGACTGTCCGGTGACCATCCCCTGTGGACACAACTTCTGCCAGAGCTGCCTGCTCGCCACCTGGAAGGAAGCCTACAGCTGTCCCCAGTGTCGGACCCACTTCAGCGCCAAACCGGAGCTGAAGAAAAACACGGTCCTCAGCACCGTGGTGGAGACCTTCAACCTGAGGTCGAACAAGAGCGACGTCTGTCCGTTTGGAGAGAACCAAGAAGCCCAGTTAAAGGATGTCATACGGTGTGATACCTGCATGGAGGCAGAGGCGTCCCAGACCTGCCTCACCTGCATGGCCTCGTTCTGTGAGGAGCACCTGCGTCCTCACCGGGAAAACCCAAATTTTGCAGTCCACCAGCTGAGTGAGCCTGTCAGGGACCTGTCGCAGCGCATCTGCATGGACCACCACAAGCTGATGGAGCTCTTCTGCAAACAGCATGTCCGCCCGATCTGCAGCCTCTGCCTCCAACTAGATCACAAAGGCTGTCCCTTCACTTCTCCTGAGGAGCAGAGGACGCTGAAAgag tgCGAACTCAGGGACAAGATGAGTTTGCTGGAGGGGAAGATCGAGAAAAGTGAGACTGTTATGTTTCAAATGAACGACGCCCAGAGCAAACTGAAG GCCGCAGCAGCCAAAAGAAAGGCAACTTTGGCCGCTGTGTATAAGCAGGTGCGTGATATTTTGGCCCAAGAGGAACGCAAGGCCCAAAATGAGGTGGACCACGAGCTGGAGATCGGTCAGACAAAACTTCGGGACCTCGAAATGAAGTTAACTGacaattctgcaaagatgagAAAAGCCAAAGAGGATATCAACGGTCTGCTGAGTAGCTCCCAAACCCTGGCCTTTCTGAAG ACTTCTTTTAACTTGCCTAAGGTTACAAAGTTTGAGCCCGACATGCCCCAAATCAACCTTGACTCCAAGAAGGTGACAGCAACACTGGCCTTTGCTGGTGCACTGAAAGTGCATCTGACAGAAATCCTTGAACAGCCCGTTGAGACCAGACTGCCAATAACTAAACCAG GTGAAAAATCCGCTCCCGTCTCAACACCTGCAAGTACTGGAAATACTAGATCTAAATCAA CAGGGCCTCCCAGGTCCCGCCGCCCAGCTTCCCCGCCCATTCAGCCCCTCTTCCAGCCATTTCCTGTATCGTATTTTAACAATATGGGCCCACATTCCGGCTGGCATATATCCAACCAGTACGCACACGGCATGTCACCAGGCTATAACAGGGGTCTTTCAGCTTTCACTGGACAAGAGACAA aaaAAGCCACAACACCCAAATCCACTAAAGACATGATGGGAAAAATGAATCTAGGCCGTTCGATGGAAAACCTGCTGGCAGCAGTTCAACTCAGTCAGAAACCAG AACAAGATAAAAAGTGA
- the LOC118312076 gene encoding E3 ubiquitin/ISG15 ligase TRIM25-like isoform X2, protein MATSEDTPFSLRSLEDELTCSICLSPFDCPVTIPCGHNFCQSCLLATWKEAYSCPQCRTHFSAKPELKKNTVLSTVVETFNLRSNKSDVCPFGENQEAQLKDVIRCDTCMEAEASQTCLTCMASFCEEHLRPHRENPNFAVHQLSEPVRDLSQRICMDHHKLMELFCKQHVRPICSLCLQLDHKGCPFTSPEEQRTLKECELRDKMSLLEGKIEKSETVMFQMNDAQSKLKAAAAKRKATLAAVYKQVRDILAQEERKAQNEVDHELEIGQTKLRDLEMKLTDNSAKMRKAKEDINGLLSSSQTLAFLKTSFNLPKVTKFEPDMPQINLDSKKVTATLAFAGALKVHLTEILEQPVETRLPITKPGEKSAPVSTPASTGNTRSKSRPPRSRRPASPPIQPLFQPFPVSYFNNMGPHSGWHISNQYAHGMSPGYNRGLSAFTGQETKKATTPKSTKDMMGKMNLGRSMENLLAAVQLSQKPEQDKK, encoded by the exons ATGGCCACATCGGAGGACACTCCCTTCTCTCTGAGGAGTCTGGAGGATGAGCTGACCTGCAGCATCTGTCTGAGCCCCTTCGACTGTCCGGTGACCATCCCCTGTGGACACAACTTCTGCCAGAGCTGCCTGCTCGCCACCTGGAAGGAAGCCTACAGCTGTCCCCAGTGTCGGACCCACTTCAGCGCCAAACCGGAGCTGAAGAAAAACACGGTCCTCAGCACCGTGGTGGAGACCTTCAACCTGAGGTCGAACAAGAGCGACGTCTGTCCGTTTGGAGAGAACCAAGAAGCCCAGTTAAAGGATGTCATACGGTGTGATACCTGCATGGAGGCAGAGGCGTCCCAGACCTGCCTCACCTGCATGGCCTCGTTCTGTGAGGAGCACCTGCGTCCTCACCGGGAAAACCCAAATTTTGCAGTCCACCAGCTGAGTGAGCCTGTCAGGGACCTGTCGCAGCGCATCTGCATGGACCACCACAAGCTGATGGAGCTCTTCTGCAAACAGCATGTCCGCCCGATCTGCAGCCTCTGCCTCCAACTAGATCACAAAGGCTGTCCCTTCACTTCTCCTGAGGAGCAGAGGACGCTGAAAgag tgCGAACTCAGGGACAAGATGAGTTTGCTGGAGGGGAAGATCGAGAAAAGTGAGACTGTTATGTTTCAAATGAACGACGCCCAGAGCAAACTGAAG GCCGCAGCAGCCAAAAGAAAGGCAACTTTGGCCGCTGTGTATAAGCAGGTGCGTGATATTTTGGCCCAAGAGGAACGCAAGGCCCAAAATGAGGTGGACCACGAGCTGGAGATCGGTCAGACAAAACTTCGGGACCTCGAAATGAAGTTAACTGacaattctgcaaagatgagAAAAGCCAAAGAGGATATCAACGGTCTGCTGAGTAGCTCCCAAACCCTGGCCTTTCTGAAG ACTTCTTTTAACTTGCCTAAGGTTACAAAGTTTGAGCCCGACATGCCCCAAATCAACCTTGACTCCAAGAAGGTGACAGCAACACTGGCCTTTGCTGGTGCACTGAAAGTGCATCTGACAGAAATCCTTGAACAGCCCGTTGAGACCAGACTGCCAATAACTAAACCAG GTGAAAAATCCGCTCCCGTCTCAACACCTGCAAGTACTGGAAATACTAGATCTAAATCAA GGCCTCCCAGGTCCCGCCGCCCAGCTTCCCCGCCCATTCAGCCCCTCTTCCAGCCATTTCCTGTATCGTATTTTAACAATATGGGCCCACATTCCGGCTGGCATATATCCAACCAGTACGCACACGGCATGTCACCAGGCTATAACAGGGGTCTTTCAGCTTTCACTGGACAAGAGACAA aaaAAGCCACAACACCCAAATCCACTAAAGACATGATGGGAAAAATGAATCTAGGCCGTTCGATGGAAAACCTGCTGGCAGCAGTTCAACTCAGTCAGAAACCAG AACAAGATAAAAAGTGA
- the LOC118312073 gene encoding dual specificity tyrosine-phosphorylation-regulated kinase 4-like isoform X2 — protein sequence MSPEDALRYFKSCVTEYEQKEIQEYKELWYLGKKENKIHSSNVPEDQDVKSFGSGYDSKDGFYQAIINDHLAYRFQILKLLGAGYSSHVYKCRDHKTMELVAIKIIRSDDTIQQLAKDEVKILEALRESDKNNTANIVHVKENFFFRGHLCITFELFEENLHEVLKKAKCHGFKTAELRQYTVDVLKCLQLLKNMGIVHADFKSNNVLLYKKDGEMRTVVTDFGASYYVDDRDHPLTHTLCYMSPELLLGKKCGPAIDMWSLGCMLAELHLGHNLFRGPDVGKQFKAIMEVLGAPPKELLAEPSRRDDLFGVTLKSNQIPQPRTTLAKELNSKNAYFVDFIERCLQYDPKKRMTPEEALQHPWIKKEEARPAMSAGKHVPVPSSNQEPVLRLPPIQQAKKR from the exons ATGTCCCCCGAAG ATGCTCTGAGATATTTCAAGTCATGTGTGACAGAGTATGAGCAGAAAGAAATCCAGGAATACAAAGAGTTGTGGTACCtgggaaagaaggaaaacaagatCCATAGCTCAAATGTCCCCGAAGACCAGGATGTCAAGTCCTTCGGCTCTGGCTATGACTCAAAGGACGGATTCTACCAAGCA ATAATCAATGACCACTTGGCCTACCGCTTTCAAATACTGAAGCTGCTCGGGGCAGGCTACTCGTCACATGTCTACAAATGCAGGGACCACAAGACCATGGAGCTCGTTGCCATCAAGATCATTCGAAGCGATGACAC GATTCAACAGCTGGCAAAGGATGAAGTGAAAATTTTGGAAGCCCTGCGAGAGTCAGACAAGAATAACACAGCCAACATCGTCCACGTGAAGGAGAACTTCTTCTTCCGCGGACACCTCTGCATCACTTTCGAGCTCTTTGA agagaaCTTACATGAAGTCTTAAAAAAGGCCAAATGCCATGGGTTCAAGACAGCAGAGCTGAGACAATACACCGTAGATGTGCTGAAGTGTCTGCAACTGCTCAAAAACATGGGGATCGTCCACGCTGACTTTAAATCG AATAACGTACTACTCTACAAAAAGGATGGTGAAATGCGAACAGTAGTTACTGACTTTGGAGCGAGCTACTATGTGGACGACAGAG ATCATCCCCTCACCCACACTCTGTGCTACATGTCACCAGAGTTGCTCCTCGGCAAAAAGTGTGGCCCGGCCATTGACATGTGGAGCCTGGGCTGCATGTTAGCTGAACTCCACCTTGGCCACAATCTCTTTCGTGGCCCTGACGTTGGAAAACAGTTCAAAGCTATAATGGAG GTGCTGGGCGCCCCTCCTAAAGAGCTGCTGGCGGAGCCATCTAGAAGAGACGATTTGTTTG GCGTCACATTGAAGAGCAACCAAATACCACAACCCAGGACCACTCTGGCCAAAGAGCTGAACTCTAAGAATGCCTACTTTGTCGATTTCATTGAGCGCTGCCTTCA ATATGATCCAAAAAAGCGCATGACACCAGAGGAGGCCTTGCAACATCCAtggattaaaaaagaagaagccagaCCTGCAATGAGTGCTGGAAAACATGTGCCAGTGCCCTCCAGCAACCAAGAGCCTGTCCTGCGCCTGCCGCCAATCCAGCAAGCCAAAAAACGGTGA
- the LOC118312073 gene encoding dual specificity tyrosine-phosphorylation-regulated kinase 4-like isoform X1 yields the protein MNPVTEPSKKLLPRRENMTRPTLLASTPQLPSNSFKSTQKTILPPIDHGARKPLDVRGKQQTLLPPVSGGQQRSPPGPSTYLHASLPPICEPSQKTSHQHATKQHEGLQVSKTCPQETSHPNEKQRVNFASSVNRSGMSPEDALRYFKSCVTEYEQKEIQEYKELWYLGKKENKIHSSNVPEDQDVKSFGSGYDSKDGFYQAIINDHLAYRFQILKLLGAGYSSHVYKCRDHKTMELVAIKIIRSDDTIQQLAKDEVKILEALRESDKNNTANIVHVKENFFFRGHLCITFELFEENLHEVLKKAKCHGFKTAELRQYTVDVLKCLQLLKNMGIVHADFKSNNVLLYKKDGEMRTVVTDFGASYYVDDRDHPLTHTLCYMSPELLLGKKCGPAIDMWSLGCMLAELHLGHNLFRGPDVGKQFKAIMEVLGAPPKELLAEPSRRDDLFGVTLKSNQIPQPRTTLAKELNSKNAYFVDFIERCLQYDPKKRMTPEEALQHPWIKKEEARPAMSAGKHVPVPSSNQEPVLRLPPIQQAKKR from the exons ATGAACCCTGTGACAGAACCATCCAAGAAGCTTCTACCAAGAAGAGAGAACATGACCAGACCGACATTACTCGCCTCGACTCCTCAACTCCCCTCG AACAGTTTCAAGAGCACTCAGAAGACGATCCTGCCACCAATTGACCATGGTGCTCGGAAACCTCTGGATGTCAGAGGTAAGCAGCAAACTCTCCTGCCGCCTGTCTCCGGGGGCCAGCAGAGGAGCCCTCCAGGGCCCAGCACCTACTTGCACGCTTCATTGCCACCAATCTGCGAGCCCTCGCAGAAAACGTCTCATCAACATGCTACAAAG CAACATGAGGGTCTCCAGGTAAGCAAAACCTGCCCTCAGGAAACCTCTCATCCCAATGAGAAGCAGAGAGTCAACTTTGCATCCTCTGTCAACAGATCAGGCATGTCCCCCGAAG ATGCTCTGAGATATTTCAAGTCATGTGTGACAGAGTATGAGCAGAAAGAAATCCAGGAATACAAAGAGTTGTGGTACCtgggaaagaaggaaaacaagatCCATAGCTCAAATGTCCCCGAAGACCAGGATGTCAAGTCCTTCGGCTCTGGCTATGACTCAAAGGACGGATTCTACCAAGCA ATAATCAATGACCACTTGGCCTACCGCTTTCAAATACTGAAGCTGCTCGGGGCAGGCTACTCGTCACATGTCTACAAATGCAGGGACCACAAGACCATGGAGCTCGTTGCCATCAAGATCATTCGAAGCGATGACAC GATTCAACAGCTGGCAAAGGATGAAGTGAAAATTTTGGAAGCCCTGCGAGAGTCAGACAAGAATAACACAGCCAACATCGTCCACGTGAAGGAGAACTTCTTCTTCCGCGGACACCTCTGCATCACTTTCGAGCTCTTTGA agagaaCTTACATGAAGTCTTAAAAAAGGCCAAATGCCATGGGTTCAAGACAGCAGAGCTGAGACAATACACCGTAGATGTGCTGAAGTGTCTGCAACTGCTCAAAAACATGGGGATCGTCCACGCTGACTTTAAATCG AATAACGTACTACTCTACAAAAAGGATGGTGAAATGCGAACAGTAGTTACTGACTTTGGAGCGAGCTACTATGTGGACGACAGAG ATCATCCCCTCACCCACACTCTGTGCTACATGTCACCAGAGTTGCTCCTCGGCAAAAAGTGTGGCCCGGCCATTGACATGTGGAGCCTGGGCTGCATGTTAGCTGAACTCCACCTTGGCCACAATCTCTTTCGTGGCCCTGACGTTGGAAAACAGTTCAAAGCTATAATGGAG GTGCTGGGCGCCCCTCCTAAAGAGCTGCTGGCGGAGCCATCTAGAAGAGACGATTTGTTTG GCGTCACATTGAAGAGCAACCAAATACCACAACCCAGGACCACTCTGGCCAAAGAGCTGAACTCTAAGAATGCCTACTTTGTCGATTTCATTGAGCGCTGCCTTCA ATATGATCCAAAAAAGCGCATGACACCAGAGGAGGCCTTGCAACATCCAtggattaaaaaagaagaagccagaCCTGCAATGAGTGCTGGAAAACATGTGCCAGTGCCCTCCAGCAACCAAGAGCCTGTCCTGCGCCTGCCGCCAATCCAGCAAGCCAAAAAACGGTGA
- the dgke gene encoding diacylglycerol kinase epsilon — protein sequence MYKEGDEAQVDCGSRDEWTLLLWTSLAIVVPVVITLWCSAQRSKRKTHMKDFFRKSKHDWHDTDLFNKPTYCCVCGQHILLGAFCDCCGVCADEQCLRRADRSLPCKEIMAPCGAGGAMAHSWVRGNVPLASYCAVCKQQCGSQPKLCDFRCVWCQTTVHDDCMDSLADADLCDLGEFHSLIIPPHYLYRVNKLRRRHPDEYSKLAASCGSGWTPVLVLANTRSGNNMGEALLGEFRTILNPVQVFDLSELPPSKALQLCTLLPPGSVRVLVCGGDGTVGWVLDAIDAMKLKSQDQFIPRVTILPLGTGNDLSNTLGWSAGYAGEIPVEQVLRNILDAEVVKMDRWKVQVASKGLYFRKPKVLSMNNYFSVGPDALMALNFHTHREKTPSFFSSRIINKAVYFLYGTKDCLVQECKDLDKRIELELDGERVVLPSLEGIIVCNIGYWGGGCRLWEGMGDEPCPPTRLDDGLLEVVGVYGSFHCAQIQVKLANPVRLGQAHTVRLVLKSSKMPMQVDGEPWAQGPCTITITHKTQALMLYHSAEQTDDDEDESSASETESPTPHDSPRPPGPASTRA from the exons ATGTACAAGGAGGGGGACGAGGCGCAGGTCGACTGCGGCTCGCGGGACGAGTGGACGCTGCTGCTGTGGACCTCTCTGGCCATCGTCGTGCCGGTCGTCATCACGCTGTGGTGCAGCGCCCAGCGCTCCAAGCGGAAGACGCACATGAAGGACTTCTTTCGCAAGAGCAAGCACGACTGGCACGACACGGACCTGTTCAACAAGCCCACCTACTGCTGCGTCTGTGGCCAGCACATCCTGCTCGGGGCTTTCTGCGACTGCTGCGGCGTGTGCGCCGACGAGCAGTGCCTGCGCCGCGCCGACCGCAGCCTGCCGTGCAAGGAGATCATGGCCCCCTGCGGCGCCGGCGGGGCCATGGCGCACAGCTGGGTCCGCGGGAACGTCCCCCTCGCCAGCTACTGTGCGGTGTGCAAGCAGCAGTGCGGGAGCCAGCCGAAGCTCTGCGACTTCAG gtgtgtgtggtgtcagaCCACGGTGCACGACGACTGCATGGACAGCCTGGCGGACGCCGACCTGTGTGACCTGGGCGAGTTCCACAGCCTCATCATCCCTCCTCACTACCTCTACCGCGTCAACAAGCTCCGCCGCAGGCATCCAGACGAGTACAGCAAG CTGGCGGCTTCCTGCGGCAGTGGCTGGACTCCAGTGTTGGTCTTGGCTAACACGCGCAGCGGCAACAACATGGGCGAGGCACTGCTGGGGGAATTTCGTACCATCCTCAACCCAGTGCAG GTGTTTGACTTGTCAGAGCTGCCTCCTTCCAAAGCCCTCCAGCTGTGCACCCTCCTGCCGCCCGGCAGCGTCCGGGTGCTTGTGTGTGGAGGTGATGGCACAGTGGGCTGGGTGCTGGATGCCATCGATGCTATGAAGCTTAAG AGCCAAGACCAGTTCATCCCAAGGGTGACCATCCTGCCCCTGGGGACAGGAAATGACCTTTCCAACACTCTGGGCTGGAGCGCTGGCTACGCTGGAGAGATCCCTGTGGAACAGGTCCTCCGTAACATCCTGGATGCGGAGGTGGTCAAAATGGACAG atgGAAAGTACAGGTGGCTTCAAAAGGCCTATACTTTCGTAAACCAAAG GTTCTGTCCATGAACAACTACTTCTCTGTGGGGCCTGACGCTCTGATGGCGCTGAACTTCCACACACACCGTGAGAAAACaccctccttcttctccagcCGCATCATCAACAAG GCTGTATATTTCCTGTATGGCACCAAAGATTGTTTAGTGCAGGAATGTAAGGATCTGGATAAGAGGATTGAG TTGGAGTTGGATGGGGAGAGGGTGGTGCTGCCCAGTCTGGAGGGCATCATCGTTTGTAACATTGGCTACTGGGGTGGAGGCTGCAGACTCTGGGAAGGTATGGGGGATGAGCCCTGCCCCCCCACACG ATTGGACGATGGCCTGCTGGAGGTGGTGGGTGTGTATGGCTCCTTCCACTGTGCACAGATCCAGGTCAAGCTGGCTAACCCTGTACGGCTGGGACAGGCCCACACCGTCAGG CTGGTTCTCAAGAGCTCCAAGATGCCCATGCAGGTGGATGGGGAGCCATGGGCCCAGGGCCCCtgcaccatcaccatcacccatAAGACCCAAGCCCTCATGCTGTATCACAGCGCAGAGCAGACGGACGATGACGAGGACGAATCCAGCGCCTCCGAGACAGAGAGCCCCACCCCTCACGACTCACCCAGGCCCCCGGGGCCAGCCTCCACTCGTGCCTGA